From Deltaproteobacteria bacterium, one genomic window encodes:
- a CDS encoding aldehyde dehydrogenase: MTAKAGPQKIGINGLGRIGRAVLRIALQKEGVEIVAINDINPDVGNLAYLIKYDSTYGRLPHSVTTEGDRIVIGNEKKIAVYRQENIDEVPWEKSGAEIVIDASGVSKNLQRGARLKQKGVRHCVVTNSPPEDQVDRTIILGANHEELDVKRDFLISSSICDANAFAPVVRLLDRHFGIEHGFLTTLHPWLNYQNVLDGPSISYATPGQIHDHYALGRASTTSLIPKTTSAVNATCKALKKMKGKFLSMSYRVPTMIVSSADISVQLTEKCDAVKVREIFEVAERDQSWKIFYNNKEALVSADFTGSEYSAVVDHRWIMMNDQNYLKMILWYDNEWGYSSRVIDLIHLLQARGVE; the protein is encoded by the coding sequence ATGACGGCTAAAGCGGGGCCTCAAAAAATAGGCATTAACGGTCTGGGCCGGATCGGCCGGGCGGTCTTGAGGATCGCCCTCCAGAAGGAAGGAGTTGAAATCGTGGCGATCAACGACATCAATCCGGATGTCGGTAATCTTGCCTATCTGATCAAGTATGATTCCACCTACGGCCGTTTGCCGCACTCGGTGACGACCGAAGGGGACCGGATTGTGATTGGCAACGAAAAAAAGATTGCTGTTTATCGCCAAGAAAATATTGATGAGGTGCCGTGGGAAAAGAGCGGGGCGGAGATCGTCATTGATGCCTCCGGGGTTAGCAAGAATCTCCAGAGGGGGGCCCGGCTCAAACAAAAAGGGGTCCGTCATTGTGTTGTGACCAATTCGCCGCCGGAGGATCAGGTTGATCGGACGATCATCCTGGGCGCGAACCATGAAGAACTCGATGTCAAAAGAGATTTTCTGATCTCCAGCAGTATCTGCGACGCCAACGCCTTTGCCCCGGTCGTTCGACTCCTTGACCGGCATTTCGGGATCGAGCATGGTTTCTTGACGACCCTTCACCCCTGGCTCAATTACCAGAATGTCCTGGATGGGCCGTCTATCTCCTATGCGACACCCGGCCAGATCCACGATCATTACGCCCTGGGTCGGGCGAGCACGACGTCGCTGATCCCGAAAACGACCTCGGCAGTCAATGCCACCTGCAAGGCGCTCAAAAAGATGAAGGGAAAATTTTTGTCGATGTCGTATCGTGTTCCGACGATGATTGTATCTTCCGCGGACATCTCGGTCCAGTTGACCGAAAAATGCGATGCCGTGAAAGTCAGGGAGATATTCGAGGTGGCGGAACGGGACCAGTCCTGGAAGATCTTTTACAACAACAAGGAGGCGCTCGTCTCGGCCGATTTTACCGGATCGGAATACTCGGCCGTCGTCGATCACCGCTGGATCATGATGAATGATCAAAACTACTTGAAAATGATCCTCTGGTACGATAACGAGTGGGGTTACTCATCGCGTGTCATCGACCTGATCCACCTGCTTCAGGCGCGGGGAGTAGAATGA
- a CDS encoding CDP-alcohol phosphatidyltransferase family protein translates to MTWKEFYDIAAPEEIRFRESQKNFFVRLSRWFSTRQAYFLHHMGVTGNMVSLFRIVLSAVALYLFYFLTEGRWGSAFLGILLMAWQLNLDGTDGSLARVQKATGPLGAVLDNIGCNYSYYGFWVVVALMTDRVALVLLSLVTGYILVNIRHGGGETLPAEVDSRFRWALYTPLLLVVIPTMMILLSLLFSPHVVAWVVSVGYLMIAVVWLGLYIRHYSVVRST, encoded by the coding sequence ATGACCTGGAAGGAATTTTACGACATTGCTGCCCCTGAGGAGATTCGATTTCGTGAATCCCAGAAGAATTTTTTCGTGAGATTGAGTCGTTGGTTTTCAACAAGGCAGGCCTATTTCTTGCATCATATGGGGGTCACCGGGAATATGGTCTCACTGTTCCGGATTGTTTTATCTGCTGTGGCCCTCTACCTTTTTTATTTCCTGACTGAGGGTCGATGGGGCAGTGCATTTTTGGGGATCCTTCTCATGGCCTGGCAATTGAATCTTGATGGCACCGACGGAAGTTTAGCGAGGGTTCAAAAAGCGACAGGACCCCTCGGTGCTGTCCTCGACAATATAGGATGCAACTATTCCTATTATGGTTTTTGGGTGGTTGTTGCCTTGATGACCGATCGGGTCGCTTTAGTTCTTTTGAGTCTTGTGACGGGATATATTCTGGTGAACATTCGCCATGGGGGGGGAGAAACGCTCCCCGCCGAAGTCGACTCGCGTTTCCGGTGGGCCCTTTATACGCCGTTACTGCTTGTGGTGATTCCGACGATGATGATCCTCCTCTCCCTCCTGTTTTCGCCCCATGTTGTTGCGTGGGTCGTTTCGGTCGGATACCTGATGATCGCCGTTGTTTGGTTGGGGTTGTATATTCGGCATTACTCTGTCGTGCGGTCAACGTAA